In the genome of Deltaproteobacteria bacterium, the window GCGCCTCGTCTTCTCCTTCTTCACGATCGTCGCGGGGACCAACGTGCTCGGCATCCAGCTCCTCCTGCGCGGCTACTACGGAATCGCGACTGCGCTCTGGTTCATCGCGCTGGGGCTATGGGTCCTGCTCTCTTACTTCAGCTTCGCGGTTCTCATCTTCACCAACGACGGCCGCGGCGCCGGCGTCGTGCACGGGGGGTGGCTCATCGCCATCGTGGGCACCCAGTCGCTCGTTCTGCTCGGTACGCTGCTCGCACCCAGTTTCGGTAGCTTCGCCGCGCTCACCTTCGTCGCCGTGCACGCGCTCTGGGGCATCGGGGTCGCGCTGTACGGCGTATTCGTCACCCTTTTCAGCAACCGCATCTTTTTCCTTCGCGTCGGACCGGAGGAGGCGATGCCGCTCTTCTGGGTCGTCATGGGCGCCGCGGCGATCAGTGCAAACGCAGGCTCGGCGCTGATTCTGTGTGCACCCATCGTGCCGTTCCTGTCCACCCTCCGGCCGTTCGTCGAGGGAACCACGCTGGT includes:
- a CDS encoding tellurite resistance/C4-dicarboxylate transporter family protein, producing the protein MSGLYPGHFALIMATGIISNSFFFLDHLTLSALLLAVNLVAHPALVVATTARALRYRTLLWRDLLDPRLVFSFFTIVAGTNVLGIQLLLRGYYGIATALWFIALGLWVLLSYFSFAVLIFTNDGRGAGVVHGGWLIAIVGTQSLVLLGTLLAPSFGSFAALTFVAVHALWGIGVALYGVFVTLFSNRIFFLRVGPEEAMPLFWVVMGAAAISANAGSALILCAPIVPFLSTLRPFVEGTTLVLWAWGTWWIPLFVIVGIWKHVVHKVPLTYHPMYWSLVFPLGMYSLASYRLSLAAEFPPLVLVARSMVWVALGAWTITMGGWFHSVVRGLRSGSTCAGSGA